A genome region from Camelina sativa cultivar DH55 chromosome 10, Cs, whole genome shotgun sequence includes the following:
- the LOC104720569 gene encoding F-box protein At3g59000-like, with the protein MSEIRIDGLVEGGVFLQVLKTLLLELVEFRPDQFQMILRGCPVVEKLELVYVEWVPWDETVSSESLKSLKIKYQSWFRSFSFDTPNLVSLDYSEYVAGDYLVVNLDNLVVAKINLLVTKDQIKRARVPDNDFLEDGVVLRFCNAKKLMSGLRNVKKLFLSPTTLEFSAFSGPVFNNLTFLAILSHVDLGWQAMPVLLKNCPHLETLVLWGLLHCVTDKCGDACDCIAWEDKGHSLISCPVKNLHIKGFRGTTRELKMIQHFLYSFPCLKEMEIHAEENGPTTFELPGMYDHVVELMVLYNELSSCDV; encoded by the exons ATGAGTGAAATTAGAATTGACGGGTTGGTGGAGGGCGGAGTATTCTTACAGGTGCTTAAAACTCTCCTTCTTGAGTTGGTTGAGTTTCGTCCTGATCAGTTTCAAATGATTCTTCGTGGTTGCCCTGTGGTTGAGAAATTGGAACTGGTTTATGTTGAGTGGGTACCTTGGGATGAGACTGTCTCAAGTGAAAGCCTTAAGTCCCTCAAAATTAAGTATCAGAGTTGGTTTAGAAGCTTTTCTTTTGATACACCAAATCTTGTTTCCTTAGATTACTCTGAATATGTCGCGGGGGACTATCTAGTAGTTAATTTGGACAACTTAGTTGTTGCTAAAATCAACCTTTTAGTAACTAAAGATCAGATTAAGCGAGCAAGAGTTCCAGATAATGATTTTTTAGAGGATGGTGTTGTTCTCCGATTTTGTAATGCGAAGAAGCTCATGAGTGGCTTACGAAATGTGAAGAAGCTTTTCTTGTCTCCTACTACTCTTGAGTTCA GTGCTTTCTCTGGGCCAGTGTTCAACAACCTCACTTTCTTAGCTATTTTGAGTCATGTGGATCTCGGATGGCAAGCAATGCCAGTTCTCTTAAAGAACTGTCCACACTTGGAAACTCTAGTCCTTTGG GGTCTCTTACACTGTGTGACAGACAAATGCGGGGATGCTTGTGACTGCATTGCTTGGGAGGACAAAGGTCATTCGCTCATATCTTGTCCAGTGAAGAATTTACATATTAAAGGGTTTCGAGGAACAACTCGAGAGTTAAAGATGATACAGCATTTCTTGTACTCATTTCCGTGTTTGAAGGAGATGGAGATACATGCCGAAGAGAATGGTCCTACAACCTTTGAACTCCCTGGAATGTATGATCATGTCGTGGAGCTAATGGTACTCTACAACGAGTTGTCAAGTTGTGATGTCTAG
- the LOC104719505 gene encoding F-box protein At3g59000 isoform X1: MDRFRNLPEEVIFHILSFLTTKEAALTSVLSKRWRYLFAFVPNLHIDDSIFLNQEEQRDDVEDLFIEFVERVLALQGNSPINKCSISCICVGSVRVDAWIRNVLEPGVEELGLLIVLDLQTVGKKKGWSPTCFEGKKFVKLEISYALDIDWFDGRIFLPMLRTLILKFVDLSIDKFGSLLHGFPALEELVMGHITWSSRDAAVSDASLKRLTITSNHIAYHYFYLGTFSVDTPSLVRFCYSDYDAIDYPVVKMKSLVRLGLAFW; the protein is encoded by the coding sequence ATGGATCGCTTTAGAAATCTACCAGAAGAggttatttttcatatattgtcTTTCCTTACCACAAAGGAGGCAGCTTTGACTTCGGTTTTGTCCAAGAGGTGGCGATATCTGTTTGCATTTGTCCCTAATCTTCACATTGATGACTCTATCTTTCTGAATCAGGAAGAGCAGAGGGACGACGTTGAAGATCTCTTCATAGAGTTTGTGGAGAGAGTATTAGCATTGCAGGGTAACTCTCCCATTAATAAATGCTCCATCAGTTGTATCTGTGTTGGTTCAGTTAGAGTTGATGCTTGGATACGTAATGTGTTGGAGCCTGGTGTAGAAGAGCTTGGTCTATTAATCGTTCTGGATCTTCAAACGGTTGGTAAGAAAAAGGGTTGGTCTCCAACATGTTTTGAGGGCAAGAAATTTGTTAAGCTGGAGATAAGTTATGCACTTGATATCGATTGGTTTGATGGACGCATTTTCTTACCGATGCTTAGAACTCTCATTCTTAAATTTGTTGACTTATCTATTGATAAGTTTGGGAGTCTACTTCATGGTTTCCCTGCGCTTGAGGAATTAGTCATGGGTCATATAACCTGGAGTTCAAGGGATGCAGCTGTGTCAGATGCAAGCCTCAAGAGACTAACAATAACTTCCAACCATATTGCCTATCACTATTTTTATTTAGGCACTTTTTCGGTTGATACACCTAGTCTTGTTCGCTTTTGTTACTCTGATTATGATGCTATAGACTACCCCGTAGTTAAGATGAAAAGCTTGGTGAGGCTAGGATTAGCCTTTTGGTAA
- the LOC104719505 gene encoding F-box protein At3g59000 isoform X2, which yields MDRFRNLPEEEEQRDDVEDLFIEFVERVLALQGNSPINKCSISCICVGSVRVDAWIRNVLEPGVEELGLLIVLDLQTVGKKKGWSPTCFEGKKFVKLEISYALDIDWFDGRIFLPMLRTLILKFVDLSIDKFGSLLHGFPALEELVMGHITWSSRDAAVSDASLKRLTITSNHIAYHYFYLGTFSVDTPSLVRFCYSDYDAIDYPVVKMKSLVRLGLAFW from the exons ATGGATCGCTTTAGAAATCTACCAGAAGAg GAAGAGCAGAGGGACGACGTTGAAGATCTCTTCATAGAGTTTGTGGAGAGAGTATTAGCATTGCAGGGTAACTCTCCCATTAATAAATGCTCCATCAGTTGTATCTGTGTTGGTTCAGTTAGAGTTGATGCTTGGATACGTAATGTGTTGGAGCCTGGTGTAGAAGAGCTTGGTCTATTAATCGTTCTGGATCTTCAAACGGTTGGTAAGAAAAAGGGTTGGTCTCCAACATGTTTTGAGGGCAAGAAATTTGTTAAGCTGGAGATAAGTTATGCACTTGATATCGATTGGTTTGATGGACGCATTTTCTTACCGATGCTTAGAACTCTCATTCTTAAATTTGTTGACTTATCTATTGATAAGTTTGGGAGTCTACTTCATGGTTTCCCTGCGCTTGAGGAATTAGTCATGGGTCATATAACCTGGAGTTCAAGGGATGCAGCTGTGTCAGATGCAAGCCTCAAGAGACTAACAATAACTTCCAACCATATTGCCTATCACTATTTTTATTTAGGCACTTTTTCGGTTGATACACCTAGTCTTGTTCGCTTTTGTTACTCTGATTATGATGCTATAGACTACCCCGTAGTTAAGATGAAAAGCTTGGTGAGGCTAGGATTAGCCTTTTGGTAA